One Cryptomeria japonica chromosome 9, Sugi_1.0, whole genome shotgun sequence genomic window carries:
- the LOC131066942 gene encoding divinyl chlorophyllide a 8-vinyl-reductase, chloroplastic has product MMDHALFLSHDSPTLFSSGGSQNRISCAQFVKVSKCKGFPNKTHSGRLSLRAGERPFNLLGKRVCDRRGLYSSKVIASSTQLPVQEFRSKTPQDINVLVVGSTGYIGKFVVVELVKRGFNVFAIARERSGIGGKLGKEEIKKELKGAQVCFADVTDIKSLQIAIADLGISVDVIISCLASRNGGVKDSWKIDYEATRNSLIAGKAAGASHFVLLSAICVQKPLLEFQRAKLKFEAELQREAENGGLTYSIVRPTAFFKSLGGQVELVKSGKPYVMFGDGKLCACKPISESDLASFIVDCSLDRDKINKILPIGGPGKAMTPLEQAEILFRLMGKKPKFLKVPLEIMDFAIGLLDFLLKVFPSLEDAAEFAKIGRYYAAESMLVWDPQTGKYDASATPSYGKATLEDFFDKVLREGMAGQELGDQAVF; this is encoded by the coding sequence ATGATGGATCATGCATTGTTCCTTTCCCATGATTCTCCAACTCTCTTCTCTTCTGGGGGATCTCAAAATCGCATTTCTTGTGCACAATTTGTCAAAGTATCAAAATGCAAGGGCTTTCCCAATAAAACTCATTCTGGTAGACTCTCGTTGAGAGCAGGAGAGCGCCCGTTTAATCTTCTAGGCAAGCGAGTTTGTGATAGAAGAGGGCTCTACAGCAGTAAGGTGATTGCTTCAAGCACACAACTGCCTGTGCAAGAATTCAGGAGTAAAACTCCCCAGGACATCAATGTTTTAGTAGTGGGATCCACTGGCTACATTGGCAAATTTGTTGTTGTGGAGTTAGTGAAGCGAGGGTTCAATGTGTTTGCCATTGCCAGGGAAAGAAGTGGTATTGGTGGAAAACTAGGGAAGGAGGAGATCAAGAAAGAACTGAAGGGCGCCCAAGTGTGTTTTGCAGATGTAACAGACATAAAATCTCTGCAAATAGCAATTGCTGATCTGGGTATTTCTGTTGATGTAATTATATCCTGCTTGGCTAGCAGGAATGGTGGTGTAAAAGATTCATGGAAAATTGATTATGAGGCTACCCGCAACAGCCTTATTGCAGGAAAGGCAGCAGGGGCATCACATTTTGTTCTGCTGTCGGCAATTTGTGTGCAGAAACCCCTACTGGAGTTTCAGAGGGCCAAGCTTAAATTTGAAGCTGAATTACAGAGAGAAGCAGAGAATGGGGGGCTTACTTACAGCATTGTTAGACCCACAGCCTTCTTTAAAAGCTTGGGTGGTCAGGTGGAACTGGTTAAAAGTGGAAAGCCCTATGTGATGTTTGGAGATGGAAAGCTGTGTGCTTGTAAGCCCATTAGCGAATCAGATTTGGCTTCCTTTATTGTGGACTGTAGTTTAGACAGGGATAAGATCAATAAAATTCTTCCAATTGGTGGCCCCGGCAAGGCCATGACTCCTTTGGAGCAGGCAGAAATACTGTTTAGGCTTATGGGAAAAAAACCCAAGTTTTTGAAAGTGCCCTTGGAAATAATGGACTTTGCTATAGGATTGTTGGACTTTTTGCTAAAAGTTTTTCCATCTTTGGAAGATGCAGCCGAGTTTGCAAAGATTGGAAGGTATTATGCAGCAGAGAGTATGCTGGTTTGGGATCCACAAACAGGCAAGTATGATGCTTCTGCAACACCCAGTTATGGAAAGGCCACCCTTGAGGATTTTTTTGACAAGGTTCTGAGAGAAGGAATGGCAGGCCAGGAGTTAGGAGATCAGGCTGTGTTCTGA